The Klebsiella sp. RIT-PI-d genomic sequence CCACCTCTCCTGAAGGTCATATCTCCATTACCGGCGTCAGTAAATATTTTGGCCGCCACAAAGCGCTGAATGACGTCACGCTTGATATTGCGCCGGGCACCGTCACCGTGATCCTCGGACCGTCAGGATCGGGAAAGTCGACGCTGCTGCGAACCATTAATCACCTCGAACGCGTTGACGAGGGATTTATTCAGATTGACGGTGAGTATATCGGCTATCGCTTACAGGGTGACAAGCTGTATGAGCTAAAAGAAAAAGAGATCCTGCGCCAGCGAATTAACGTTGGGTATGTCTTTCAGAATTTTAATTTATTCCCGCACCTCACGGTGCTGGAAAATCTGATTGAGGCTCCCGTTGCTCACCGTCAGCTGCGGCGGCGGGACGCGGTAGCGCGCGCTTATGAACTACTGGATATCGTCGGGCTTCGGGATAAAGCCGATGCCTGGTCGCGGCATCTCTCTGGCGGACAACAGCAGCGCATTGCTATCGCCCGCGCGCTGGCCCTACGTCCACGGGTCATGCTTTTCGATGAACCGACCTCAGCGCTGGATCCAGAGCTGGTGGGAGAAGTCCTGGATGTTATCAAAAAGCTGGCCCGTTCCGGCACCACGCTGGTGGTGGTCACCCATGAGATTGGTTTCGCGCGCGAGGTAGCCGATCAGGTGGTGTTTATGGTCGATGGAAAAATCGTCGAGCAGGGTAGTAGCGAGCAGGTTCTTAATCACCCGCAGCATCCGCGCACCCGTCAGTTCTTATCAAAGGTATTGTCATGAAATATACGCTTCTGGCGCTTATCGTATTAAGCGCTTCGACTCTGGCGAACAGTACCCCGGATTTGAAAGCTAATGAACAGCCGCTACCGGTCACGCGTGATGAGACGGCCATTGCCCGTATTCCGGCGAATTACCGCTTTGTTGAACCGGGAACGCTGACGGTGGCTATTTCTGCGCTTAATTCGCCGCCGCTGGCCCTGTTGGCGAGCGATAACCGGACCCGTATTGGTAGCGATCCGGATATTGCCCGCCTGCTGGCCAAAAGCCTTGGCCTGAATCTGAAGCTGGTGCCAGTCGCATGGGAAGACTGGCCGCTGGGGATTTCCTCCGGGCGCTATGATGTCGCCCTGGTCAATATTGCGGTCACGGAGCAGCGCAAAGAGAAATTTGATTTCGCCACCTACCGCGACGATCATCTGGCGTTTTCGGTTAAATCCACCAGCCCGATAACGCACATTAATAAGGCAGAAGATCTCGCCGGAATGAAAGTGATTGTCGGCTCAGGTACCAATCAGGAACGCATCCTGCTTAGCTGGAATGCGGAAAATGAACAGGCCGGGCGTCAGCCTGCGCAGCCGATCTATTTAACCGATGATGCCTCAGGCAATCTGTATATTCAGTCCGGACGCGCGGATGTGATTTTTGGCCCACAGTCTGTGGCGTCGTATAAAGCCGCATTAACAGGCAAAACCCGGGTAGCAGGGCTGGGACCGAAAAAGGCGTCGGTAGCGACTACGACTAAAAAAGGCAATGGTCTGGTCAATGCATTGCAGGCGGCGCTAAACGGCGCGATTGCACGCGGTGAGTATCAGCAGGTACTGGCACGATGGGGGGAGCAGGGCGAGGCGGTTTCAGCTTCACAAATTAATCCGCCGGGGATCACCTGGTAACGGCAAAAAAACGCTGTTCCGGGGAGTTCAGACCTGGAACAGCGTGGCGAAAGTTCGCCATATCAGGATCGGGTAGTTGCTGGCGTTAACTGAATGCGATCGAGTGGACCCACAATAAACAGATAAGAGATCAGGCCGATCAGTCCCATTGAGCCCACGTACAAAATGGCATAATCAAAAGAGTGGGTATTGGCGATGATCATGCCGATCACCAGCGGGGTGACGATACTCGCCATATTGCCGCACATATTAAAGACCCCGCCGGCAATCCCCAGCACTTCCTTCGGCGAGGTATCGCTCAGTACGCACCAGCCGAGATTACCAAAGCCTTTGGCAAAGAAGGCGAGGCTCATTGCGCCAATCACCACTACTTCTGAAGAGGTGTAATTGGCGACCACGATGACGCAGGAGAGCAACATCCCACAAATAACCGGCAGTTTTCGTGCAATGGTCAGACTGTAACCACGTTTCAGCAGCCAGTCCGAAGTGATACCCCCGAGCAGGCCACCGATAAATCCGGCAATCGCCGGAATACTGGCG encodes the following:
- a CDS encoding amino acid ABC transporter ATP-binding protein produces the protein MPTSPEGHISITGVSKYFGRHKALNDVTLDIAPGTVTVILGPSGSGKSTLLRTINHLERVDEGFIQIDGEYIGYRLQGDKLYELKEKEILRQRINVGYVFQNFNLFPHLTVLENLIEAPVAHRQLRRRDAVARAYELLDIVGLRDKADAWSRHLSGGQQQRIAIARALALRPRVMLFDEPTSALDPELVGEVLDVIKKLARSGTTLVVVTHEIGFAREVADQVVFMVDGKIVEQGSSEQVLNHPQHPRTRQFLSKVLS
- a CDS encoding ABC transporter substrate-binding protein, which translates into the protein MKYTLLALIVLSASTLANSTPDLKANEQPLPVTRDETAIARIPANYRFVEPGTLTVAISALNSPPLALLASDNRTRIGSDPDIARLLAKSLGLNLKLVPVAWEDWPLGISSGRYDVALVNIAVTEQRKEKFDFATYRDDHLAFSVKSTSPITHINKAEDLAGMKVIVGSGTNQERILLSWNAENEQAGRQPAQPIYLTDDASGNLYIQSGRADVIFGPQSVASYKAALTGKTRVAGLGPKKASVATTTKKGNGLVNALQAALNGAIARGEYQQVLARWGEQGEAVSASQINPPGITW